A single region of the Triticum dicoccoides isolate Atlit2015 ecotype Zavitan chromosome 2B, WEW_v2.0, whole genome shotgun sequence genome encodes:
- the LOC119363669 gene encoding uncharacterized protein LOC119363669, with the protein MALVRGLWLPSSLDMMTGPIWPSIEAENFELRPGLIALVLQNQFRGLLNEDPHEHISNVLEYANTVQYHGVSQDTIKCMLFTFSLRDAAKDWYYSLPSRSYTWGDISQAFLHRYFPLYKQAAIRDQILSFAQDGSESLYATWERYKYLLRKCPNHGQKDWLVLQIFYRGMTHASRDLIDMSAGGTIMNKTVEGAIILIESIAFHQMQWGYERPSSNPKVASLVQSEAVCSISEQKSSMVPNIQNQHVSFRGQQHFRTELDPPYRKIDLTSIILDDDYDIFQDDETTADQMETTVADRIPYGNETVQNESKLQEDVYEEPTLIDAKLRQQDMEKFTCVSQLCDWWNLVVSPIAHTCVTTVSGIFVKKKSLAPPVVASISVKESISEKNSEDEIPTPAHTSKQVGDIPRREIQEVESNLEELILQYPEKIPRVAELHDWWKSSVSLLKLSSDGDEENIAQKDSEVVISAPLPDHVSAYS; encoded by the coding sequence ATGGCTTTAGTACGTGGTCTTTGGTTGCCAAGTAGTTTGGACATGATGACAGGGCCAATTTGGCCATCTATTGAGGCCGAAAATTTTGAGTTGAGGCCTGGACTTATTGCTCTCGTCTTGCAGAATCAGTTTAGAGGATTACTCAATGAAGACCCTCATGAGCACATTAGTAATGTTCTGGAGTATGCTAATACAGTCCAGTATCATGGCGTTTCCCAAGATACTATCAAGTGTATGTTGTTCACATTCTCTCTCAGAGATGCTGCTAAGGACTGGTACTATTCTTTGCCATCAAGATCATACACTTGGGGTGATATTTCACAAGCTTTCCTGCATAGATATTTTCCACTTTACAAGCAAGCTGCAATTCGTGACCAGATCCTCAGTTTTGCGCAAGATGGTAGTGAGAGCTTGTATGCAACTTGGGAGAGATATAAGTATTTGCTTAGAAAATGTCCTAATCATGGGCAAAAGGATTGGTTAGTGCTTCAGATATTCTATAGAGGGATGACACATGCTTCAAGAGATCTTATTGATATGTCAGCTGGTGGAACAATCATGAACAAGACCGTCGAGGGTGCAATTATTCTCATTGAGAGCATTGCCTTCCACCAAATGCAATGGGGTTATGAAAGGCCTAGTTCAAATCCGAAGGTTGCAAGCCTCGTGCAATCAGAAGCTGTGTGTTCCATAAGTGAACAGAAATCATCCATGGTGCCTAATATTCAAAACCAACATGTGTCATTCCGGGGACAACAACATTTTAGAACTGAATTAGATCCTCCATATAGAAAGATTGATCTTACTTCAATTATCCTTGATGATGATTATGATATTTTTCAAGATGATGAAACTACTGCAGATCAGATGGAAACCACAGTAGCAGATCGAATACCTTATGGCAATGAAACTGTCCAGAATGAGTCAAAGTTGCAAGAAGATGTTTATGAGGAACCTACTCTGATTGATGCTAAGTTGAGACAGCAAGATATGGAGAAATTCACTTGTGTTAGTCAACTATGTGACTGGTGGAATTTAGTCGTGTCACCAATTGCCCACACTTGTGTTACAACTGTATCTGGGATATTTGTCAAGAAGAAATCTTTAGCTCCACCGGTGGTTGCCTCTATCTCAGTTAAAGAGAGTATCTCAGAGAAGAATAGtgaagatgagattccaactcctgcaCATACATCTAAGCAAGTCGGAGACATTCCAAGGAGAGAGATACAAGAGGTTGAGTCAAATTTAGAAGAGTTGATACTTCAATATCCTGAGAAGATCCCACGTGTTGCTGAGCTGCATGACTGGTGGAAGTCATCAGTGTCATTGTTGAAACTTAGCAGTGATGGTGATGAGGAGAATATTGCTCAGAAAGACAGCGAGGTAGTGATCTCAGCACCCCTACCAGATCATGTTAGTGCATATTCTTAG